The Henckelia pumila isolate YLH828 chromosome 2, ASM3356847v2, whole genome shotgun sequence genome includes a window with the following:
- the LOC140884218 gene encoding uncharacterized protein → MSSLMWVLELLVMATFFFDPSTSQSEIPPVCSPADRAALLGFKAGILKDTTGIMSSWAGADCCGGGWEGVECDPMSGRVIRLMLQRPLSDDIFMKGTLSPSLGNLRFLEMMVISGMRRITGAIPEGFSNLTHLTQLILDDNSLKGTIPATLGRLPLLQTLSLSGNLLTGQIPATIGNLKGLLQLNLAKNLLTGTIPLSVSSLQGLESLDFGFNSLSGSIPDFLGKLQNLTYLVLTGNRFSGQIPIALCNLNKLSELSIDQNLLSGRIPAQIGKLKSVSVMKLSSNKLTGQIPESISQLGNLWNLNLSRNLLTNPLPTAALSEGLPSLLSIDLSYSGLDLGTIPDWIRNRELSEIHLACCKLRGALPNFTKTESLTTLDLSDNYFTSGISNFLTKMTSLQALRISNNLLKADLSSIRLPPQISVLDLHSNQLFGSLSGILKNKTGEFMEYVDVSGNQISGSIPEINGGSSIKVLNMANNKIVGHIPSSVSNLDKITRFDISRNQITGTIPTSLGLLLKLQWLDLSINMLTGKIPESLLGIEALKHASFRANRLCGEIPQGRPFNIFPAVAYAHNLCLCGKPLLSCKGVKLRK, encoded by the coding sequence ATGAGTTCTCTGATGTGGGTTCTCGAGCTTTTGGTGATGGCAACATTCTTCTTCGATCCGTCCACCTCCCAATCAGAAATCCCTCCTGTTTGTTCGCCTGCTGATAGAGCTGCTCTTCTTGGTTTCAAAGCTGGGATTTTGAAGGACACCACAGGCATTATGTCGTCGTGGGCGGGTGCCGATTGCTGCGGTGGTGGCTGGGAAGGTGTGGAATGTGATCCGATGAGCGGTCGAGTCATCAGGTTGATGCTGCAAAGGCCATTATCTGATGACATTTTCATGAAGGGAACTCTGTCTCCTTCTCTAGGCAATCTGCGTTTCTTGGAAATGATGGTGATAAGTGGGATGAGGCGAATCACCGGAGCGATTCCCGAGGGGTTTTCGAATCTCACTCACCTAACTCAGCTTATTCTTGATGACAATTCATTGAAAGGGACCATACCTGCAACATTAGGCCGCTTGCCTCTACTCCAGACACTTTCGTTGAGTGGGAACCTTTTGACAGGCCAAATTCCTGCCACAATTGGAAATTTGAAGGGCCTTCTGCAGTTGAATTTAGCCAAGAATTTACTGACGGGCACAATCCCATTATCTGTCAGCTCGCTTCAGGGCCTGGAGTCTCTTGATTTCGGCTTCAATTCGTTGTCTGGTTCCATTCCGGATTTTCTTGGGAAGCTTCAAAATTTGACATATCTCGTGCTCACAGGTAACCGGTTCTCGGGGCAGATACCGATTGCTTTGTGCAACCTAAACAAACTCTCGGAGCTTTCAATTGATCAGAATCTGCTGAGTGGAAGAATTCCAGCACAAATTGGGAAGTTGAAATCTGTTTCTGTAATGAAGCTGAGCTCTAACAAACTCACAGGTCAAATTCCAGAATCTATATCACAATTAGGAAACCTGTGGAATCTTAATTTGTCAAGGAATTTGCTTACCAATCCTTTGCCGACTGCTGCACTTTCAGAAGGTCTTCCTTCTTTATTGTCCATCGACCTTTCTTACAGCGGTCTCGATCTCGGAACAATTCCTGATTGGATCAGAAATAGAGAACTTTCTGAAATCCATTTGGCATGCTGTAAGCTTCGAGGGGCATTACCAAACTTCACAAAGACCGAGTCTTTGACCACCTTAGACCTATCTGATAACTATTTTACAAGTGGGAtttcaaatttcttgacaaagatgaCTAGTTTGCAGGCTCTAAGGATTTCAAACAACTTACTTAAAGCTGATCTTTCTTCAATCAGATTGCCACCCCAGATTTCTGTTCTTGATCTTCATTCGAACCAGCTCTTTGGTTCTCTGTCAGGGATTCTTAAAAACAAAACAGGTGAATTCATGGAGTATGTAGATGTATCAGGCAACCAAATTTCCGGAAGCATTCCTGAAATCAATGGGGGTTCGAGCATAAAAGTGCTGAATATGGCAAATAACAAGATTGTGGGCCATATTCCTAGTTCAGTTTCGAACCTCGATAAGATCACAAGGTTCGACATCTCCAGAAATCAAATAACAGGCACAATCCCAACAAGCCTAGGTCTATTGCTGAAATTACAATGGCTGGATTTGTCGATCAACATGCTCACAGGAAAAATACCAGAAAGCTTGTTGGGAATTGAAGCATTGAAACATGCAAGTTTTCGAGCAAATAGATTGTGCGGAGAAATCCCTCAAGGAAGACCATTCAATATTTTTCCGGCAGTTGCATATGCACATAACTTGTGTTTGTGTGGGAAGCCTTTGTTGTCTTGTAAGGGGGTGAAATTGAGAAAATGA
- the LOC140884803 gene encoding high mobility group B protein 7-like, which translates to MAGGGASKSSAPHRVRKRVDAESSSSAASLKRARDGSAFTKCEECSKDVPVALISFHDCSLDAKIKMNLETQAVEIPTENQKKTTEKKKVKSTESKTKKEKKVKNPNAPKRPPTAFFVFMEEFRKTFKEANPDCKSVALVAKEGGVKWKSMTDEDKKPFIDKAAELKAEYEKAVASNDAENEQDEDDSTEKEVEEQTEKGVEEEIEVEDE; encoded by the exons ATGGCCGGCGGCGGAGCATCGAAGTCATCGGCGCCTCACAGAGTCAGGAAGAGAGTTGATGCGGAATCATCTTCTTCTGCTGCTTCTCTCAAGCGCGCTAGAGATGGCAGTGCTTTTACCAAATG TGAAGAGTGCAGCAAAGATGTTCCAGTGGCGTTGATAAGCTTTCATGACTGTAGCCTTGATGCAAAAATTAAGATGAACCTCG AGACTCAAGCCGTGGAGATACCTACTGAGAACCAGAAGAAAACAACTGAAAA GAAGAAGGTGAAATCGACTGAATCAAAAacaaagaaggaaaagaaagtGAAGAATCCAAATGCACCAAAACGTCCTCCCACTGCCTTCTTCGTATTCAT GGAGGAGTTTCGGAAGACTTTCAAGGAAGCTAATCCTGACTGCAAGAGTGTTGCATTG GTGGCTAAAGAAGGTGGCGTGAAATGGAAATCCATGACTGATGAA GATAAGAAGCCATTCATTGATAAAGCTGCAGAGCTTAAAGCAGAATATGAAAAGGCTGTGGCATCCAATGATGCTGAAAATGAACAA GATGAAGATGATTCAACAGAGAAAGAAGTTGAAGAACAAACAGAGAAAGGGGTCGAGGAGGAGATTGAAGTTGAGGACGAGTAG